In Ascochyta rabiei chromosome 2, complete sequence, one genomic interval encodes:
- a CDS encoding Mannosyl-oligosaccharide 1,2-alpha-mannosidase — protein MARLRTRHIAFCAVLVLFIFFFLPANHTIAYLPQSSYGSSSRTGTHALARYMNDPVYVPDIRAKNSSFDWSSVRIAHPPPLTPVLPPPVAHRPRIQYRFKPDRADVAVIQEQRRLEVKRVFQKSWASYRAKAWMKDALKPISGQYVDQFSGWAATLVDSLDTLWMMGMREEFYEAVEAVASIDFGKSTAATVNTFETCIRYLGGLLAAYDLSGHEVLLKKAIEVGDLLYAGFNTENGMPVDFINFESAKEGSGLRVESQVVSASPGTITLEFSRLSQLTGDNKYYAAVSQVMELFYQNQNATRLPGMWPMMVSMSQKDVVSGYQFTIGGNADSLYEYLPKAHALLGSTDPSSAKYEAMSRYFMDTARDNLFFRPMIPGGEDILISGNCDVLDGGARLDPESEHLSCFIGGLYALGGRLFSSDEYLDIGAKLARGCAYAYRSFPTGIMPERYNMALCPGKNHRADCAWDEAAFAEEAANRPQYKSDLPKGFTTAKDPRYILRPEAIESIFILWRITGDASFRETAWDMFEAVANATDTQYANAAIMDVNIVGGGVKEDYMESFWMAETLKYFYLCFADTDLISLDDFVLNTEAHPFRLSKG, from the coding sequence ATGGCTCGTTTACGCACTCGACACATTGCTTTCTGTGCAGTTCTTGTCTTATTcatattcttcttcttaccGGCGAACCACACGATCGCCTATCTTCCGCAATCCAGCTATGGCTCCTCCTCTAGAACCGGAACCCACGCGCTCGCGCGGTACATGAACGATCCCGTCTATGTTCCCGACATTCGCGCGAAGAACAGCAGCTTCGACTGGAGTTCAGTCAGAATAGCGCATCCACCTCCGCTCACGCCCGTTCTACCTCCGCCCGTCGCCCATCGACCCCGCATCCAGTACCGGTTTAAGCCAGACCGCGCAGACGTCGCCGTAATACAGGAGCAACGACGCTTGGAAGTGAAGCGAGTCTTCCAAAAGAGCTGGGCGAGCTACAGAGCAAAGGCATGGATGAAAGATGCACTCAAACCTATAAGCGGACAGTATGTCGACCAGTTCTCTGGCTGGGCTGCGACACTGGTGGATAGCCTGGATACGTTATGGATGATGGGGATGAGGGAGGAGTTCTACGAGGCTGTGGAAGCGGTGGCTTCTATCGATTTTGGAAAGAGTACTGCTGCTACGGTGAACACGTTCGAGACGTGTATTCGGTACTTGGGCGGCCTGCTAGCTGCATATGATTTGAGCGGACATGAAGTTTTGTTGAAGAAGGCAATTGAGGTTGGCGATCTGCTGTATGCAGGGTTTAACACGGAGAACGGGATGCCCGTAGATTTCATCAACTTTGAAAGCGCGAAAGAGGGATCCGGTCTGAGGGTGGAGAGTCAGGTGGTCAGCGCGAGTCCAGGGACGATCACACTGGAGTTCAGCAGGCTGAGCCAGCTCACAGGCGACAACAAGTATTATGCAGCGGTATCGCAGGTCATGGAACTGTTCTACCAGAATCAGAATGCAACGAGGTTACCGGGTATGTGGCCGATGATGGTGTCCATGAGCCAGAAAGACGTGGTTTCTGGCTATCAGTTCACCATCGGTGGCAACGCAGATTCGTTGTACGAGTACCTGCCCAAGGCTCATGCGCTGCTTGGTTCGACGGACCCGAGTTCAGCAAAGTACGAGGCCATGTCGCGCTACTTCATGGACACGGCGAGAGACAATCTCTTCTTCCGACCCATGATTCCAGGAGGCGAAGACATCCTGATCTCTGGCAACTGCGATGTCCTGGATGGCGGCGCACGTCTCGATCCCGAGAGCGAACATCTCTCCTGCTTCATTGGTGGGCTCTATGCACTAGGTGGTCGTTTGTTCAGCAGTGACGAGTATCTCGACATCGGAGCAAAGCTAGCCCGTGGATGCGCCTACGCCTACAGATCGTTTCCCACAGGCATCATGCCAGAGCGCTACAACATGGCCTTGTGTCCTGGCAAGAATCATCGAGCAGACTGCGCTTGGGACGAAGCTGCTTTTGCTGAGGAAGCCGCCAACCGCCCGCAATACAAATCAGACCTACCAAAAGGGTTCACTACTGCCAAAGACCCTCGGTATATCCTCCGACCTGAGGCAATTGAGTCAATCTTCATCCTTTGGCGCATCACAGGTGATGCGTCTTTCCGCGAGACGGCTTGGGACATGTTCGAGGCTGTGGCTAATGCTACGGATACTCAGTACGCAAATGCTGCGATCATGGATGTCAATATAGTAGGTGGAGGTGTAAAGGAGGACTACATGGAGAGCTTTTGGATGGCGGAGACACTAAAGTACTTCTACTTGTGCTTTGCAGATACCGATTTGATCAGTCTGGATGATTTTGTCCTGAACACAGAAGCGCATCCTTTCCGATTATCGAAGGGTTAG
- a CDS encoding Glucan 1,3-beta-glucosidase, with product MRFSTVAATALAASPVIVAAAKGSMGFALGTKQPSGSCKTQTDYEDDFEAIKRASDATIVRGYSASDCDSAKNIMPAAKSKGFKVVLGIWPDVEDSFQKDLKAITDVASTYADSIYAVTVGSETLYRGNFTGPELKEKISTVKGKLPKGIKVGTADSWNKFADGTGDAIIGTADIIMVNAFAFWQGASRDNATKVYLNDMFEAITHIEKVAGGVDKTPEIWNGETGWPTVENTDYEAAKGGLDNAKHFYQYGFCSLLDWGYNAFYFEAFDESWKPASVGDNGKVADETAWGAMTAQRETKFSLVCESRS from the exons ATGCGTTTCTCTACCGTCGCTGCCACCGCTCTGGCAGCCAGTCCTGTCATTGTAGCCGCAGCCAAGGGCAGCATGGGCTTTGCGCTTGGCACCAAGCAGCCTTCCGGAAGCTGCAAGACGCAGACTGACTACGAGGACGATTTCGAAGCCATCAAGCGCGCATCTGACGCGACTATTGTTCGTGGTTACTCTGCCTCAGACTGCGACTCAGCGAAGAACATCATGCCCGCCGCCAAGAGCAAGGGTTTCAAGGTCGTTCTTGGTATCTG GCCTGATGTAGAGGACTCCTTCCAGAAGGATCTCAAGGCTATCACCGACGTCGCCAGCACCTATGCCGACTCCATCTACGCCGTCACCGTTGGCTCCGAGACTCTCTACCGCGGCAACTTCACCGGCCCCGAGCTGAAGGAGAAGATCAGCACCGTAAAGGGCAAGCTGCCCAAGGGCATCAAAGTTGGAACCGCCGACTCCTGGAACAAATTCGCCGACGGTACCGGTGACGCTATCATTGGCACCGCGGACATCATCATGGTGAACGCCTTCGCCTTCTGGCAGGGCGCTTCGCGCGACAACGCAACGAAGGTGTACTTGAACGACATGTTTGAGGCGATTACACACATTGAGAAAGTTGCCGGTGGCGTTGACAAGACGCCCGAGATCTGGAATGGCGAGACTGGATGGCCCACCGTCGAGAACACCGACTACGAAGCAGCCAAGGGTGGATTGGACAACGCTAAGCACTTCTACCAGTACGGATTCTGCTCGCTGCTCGATTGGGGCTACAACGCTTTCTACTTTGAGGCTTTCGATGAGTCCTGGAAGCCGGCTTCCGTTGGTGACAACGGCAAGGTAGCAGATGAGACTGCGTGGGGTGCCATGACTGCGCAAAGAGAAACCAAGTTCTCGCTCGTGTGCGAGTCGAGATCCTGA